GTGGGGGagaaaacattatttaaaagAAAGCGTTGCAAACGTGCTTTGgaattcattcataaattatttatattcgaAATATCTTCTCAACATAAGATACAACAACTTCGATTCAAGAATGCAGCACTACAACTTTTGATACCAGCAAACGAAATATGTAGAACTCTCAAGTTTCGGAAGAGAAGAATGCAACAAAAAAATGTCTGATGAATGCCTGCATAGAGACTATTTAAAGAATAAGTCACATAAACCAATGGACAAACCCAAGGGACACATGAACAAGCCAGGGGACGCACGGTTCTGTGCTAAGGGACGCACTGGGTAAAACGCCGCTCTCTGGATTGATGCACTGTTTGGTCCGAACTGAACGTTTTTGTGATAGGCTAATGGATACAATGTTGCAGTCTTTgtctttatttcaaaaataaaaattattttccaaataaattttgtccaAAAAGATTAATATGGTCAAAAGACCCTACCGCACCGCACCGGGCCGAGCCGAGTCGGTCGACCGCACACGACGTCTTCCCTCTTCTAAAAACTTATGGTAGCCCTAAGGGCCCAAACCCTTAGCTCAAACTTGGAGCTAATAAGAAAGACTTTTCTTGGCACATTTTCCAATGTGGGACAGTTCTCACTCCCTTTCATTCACTACTCTTCTTTTATCCAACAAAATTTAGCAGCATCGCATGATATTTGAGTTTTACGCGCTAGAAGAAAAACGCTAAAAAAGGGTGAAAAACTGATGTTccaacgacaacggataaaaaccattgtcttagataacaaagacaacagttttgcaatgtttttaaaatgttatgtgaactacgacaacggttttacaaatTATATTAGCTACAACAACGTTTTTGCAACAAATTAAAAACGTTGTTATTCTGAAGTTACAACAACATTTTAAcaatggataaaaaaaatattgttgttTGTAGTGTACAAAAACATTTACGCAAcgaataaaaaccgttgttttaagttattttaacaACATGTGAAAACCGATGTCTTTGACCTTGATTACAAAtttgtcattatttttttaaaaaccgttgtttttcacattttttattcaatgaactaattaattaataattatataaacacaccaattaaaaaatcatgaaattagAACTAATAAAAACTAAAAGCATACAAAAACAATTAAGTCCAAAGATGAGGCCACCTTTATCTTCTAAAATGTCTCCTGTCCTCGTTCATATATCCGTATGCATACATAGTTTATTCAGTAAATGAGACATAAAAGATATATGTATAACGTGGGGATGGGTATATATGGATACTAAccaagattttttattttaatctttttagaAATTGAGTTAagggtttatgaaaatgtttcatATCATTTGCAACAAACAATAAATTAATGTTTTATATAGCATATATATAcaattggaatttttttttataaaaaaactaaaacttgaatttaaaaaatcacattgatttttgtaatttttatcaTTGTTAACATTCttctgaaattttgaaaataataaatcataaaaatttattacaaaaGTGTAAAACATTAGaagtttatatataaaattttgatacggGGAAAACACTGTTTATAAATATGAAACATATCACGAAGTGAAACATACATATCCAAGGAAACTAAGATAACTaattgaaaagaaataaatacacAGCCGCATATGCATACACACCAAAGGGTGTCTGAACATATTGCGGAAAGATGCACCAGACAAGTAATTAGTTATGGAAATCATCTTTAAACTGCGTAGTTGTGAATTCTCCGGCTTTACCATGCGGGCGGGACCTGCAGTTAGTTAAGCTCTTGCATGGTTTCTCGATGTGCGGGGGTTTTTGAGGCTCGATTAAGCAAGAACCGTATGGCAAGCCCCTGCATGAGGCAGGCGCACTCGGGTCCAGTGGCCGCGGATTGTATCCGATTGTACGAACAGGTTTTGAACTATAAACCATGTTCCCATTCTTCTTATCAATGTGTTCACCTGAAAAATTAAATGACGTActtagttttatattttaaagatgcGTAAACATCTGTTTGAGCAAAAGATCAACAGAACAACACAATCCAATTATGATGAATATTAAACTTTAAGTGTGTGTGTAAATGCTGAATTCTCACTTGTTTGAGCATTTGAAGGAGCCACCTGAGAAAACAGGAGAAAAACCAGAACAAACAGATCAATTCCCAAGAGAAAAAACAAATTTCTGGAGGAGCGCCCCATCTCGATCCACAATTATCAATTAATAGCAGTACTTGTATTTTCAGAGGAATGAATAATGGCGTCGCATATGTTCTGGAATATATAGAATAATACCGACTCCCTCTCAAttatttagaatttattttttcgTTTCTTTGTATTTTTTACGTTTAGtggcattttatttaattgattttactGATTAGTGTGCCAATGTTgactaaatcttgaaaaaatgtgcaaatcatttttttaataaattaaataataataaaaataaaatatgaagtaTGTtggtaaattttgtttttctaatgaaacgtgaaaaacaaacaaatataaatatttgggACAGATAGAGTATTTATTaaaatgcatattttttttatttaaattgaatgaGAAGATTTAGTACCtactaaaattcaaaacttttgtaatctataaatttttgTATGGTCAATATATATGTATTCTTTTACCTTCATGTTATTACGTCAAAGAGTAGGTCTCTGGTAAGAcgctctcacgaatctttatctatgagacgggttaattctactgatattcacaataaaaagcaatactcttaacataaaaagtaatattttttcatatatgacccaaataaaagatttgtTTCATAAAATACAATATGTAaaaccatctcacacaagtttttgtcttcgtTCAAATAACATAATTTCCCAAGctactaattaataattattaaattaaatgttatataaatttaagagcctcattttttattttatttgtatggATGGATAGCCAGCTGCCTTTTTTTGACTCGATGGTCTACTTCGATTATTGGCAGGAAGACTTGCTTTTCACTTACGCATTTTGACTTACCAATACATGCCGTAGACGACGTCGTATTAAAGAGATGGGCACCACAAAACTAGTGATTTTAATGATTGTAACTGCGTCCAATGAAATAAAGCTGTGTAACACCCttatgtttaattaatttagtaactatcattatattttaatatatttaatcttattgttttgaattaatataaattaacacaatattttaaaataaaatcaattattgtatttaacactaaaaattattaatcataAAAACGATTATAAGTTGCGTAAATCAAATCACTAGATAATTAAAGTTGAGGAGGTGGCTGGGTGCGGCTCAAGCTCAATGTATAATATTTTGTGCTAGGGAAAATCGTTTTTCCATATtgtatatttgtatttttgtgattttgatttaatatattgtcaaatttcagttttagtcttttatttctgttttttttttgtgatttagtCTTTTTTATTTTGACTGGTGATGTTGTGGCATTGACGTGTGTAGTGTTACATCATCATTTCGATTAAAAATgactaaattttcaaatatgagATGATGCAAgtataaaactaaaatttgatacCATAAATGACCAAAATCACAAAGTAAcaaattacattaaaaaaaaaaaaaaaaacagttttcCCCTATGCGATTTTTCCAAAGTAATATAATTCCGAAGACCGAAGTGAATCGTTGGAAGAAGAGTTACTGGTTTTaggcttttttttttgtatatatacaAATAGAGCATCCAGTACTTGCGTTAGTTCCTATATATTTGAATCGCGCGTATTTAAATGAACCATACATATCCAAGGAAAGATGCATATACTGATTGAAaatataacacacacacatacataaaaattcatgtgagacggtctcaaagGTCAATTTTGcgagacaaatattttattttggttattCATGAAAAGATATTACTTTtgattgtaaatatgaacagatttgactcgtctcacgaataaatataTGTGAGACCGTTTTACAAGAGATATattcatatatgtatatatatgtgtgtgcgcGCGTCTGCGTGTATGTGTTTAGAGCatgatgttttattatttttatcaatatcAGTTTATGACTTGATTTCTACTACTTAAAGTCTTGGCAGGACTTGCTTTTAGTCTACATATTTTGGCTTGTTCATACATTGGATTCCCATGTCCGATAAGGTAGTATTTAAGGATGGGCACCACAAAGATAATTACAAGAATATGATGCttgataaattaaatcaatatataaataaaaacattattaattataattaaaaaaacattttttttaaatcgagtCAAAGTTGGAggcattttaattttaatttggaGCCATTCTGcaagaataataataacaataattaaaattgagGAGGGTCGGGTGGGTGAGGCTCAAGCTCAACATATAATAGCTATGTGCTATGTTCCAAATTAATACGTATAACTTCTAATTAGTGAATGCTTTGAAGAAGAGTTAAAGGTTCCGTTTGgacaaaacatataaaaaaaacatttttataaaagtgtttttgacaattttttttataaaatgctTTAAAAGTTGtttgaagaataaatattaGTTTGGATAACTATTTTATAACAATGTTTTTTGAGTTGAAAATGTGTTTTGACAACCgttaaaaaaagttaaaattaaaaataattaagaagatGTTTGGATAActattcaatataaaacatcTAATTCTCGTTTAACCACTGTTTTTTTATTCTAAACCATCAAAAAACACATCtcagttgttttttttaaattttattcagataacccttttttaaaaaatatttttcaaaaaagtgttataaattttatccaaaacatatactttaagtttttttgacttataaaatattaaaaatgtttcTAAAGTACTTGTACAAACAAACCCTTAATTATTggtgttatattatatattatatatctcCTAAGTGGGTAGAACAAATAGAACATCCAATACTCTCAGTAATTCCTATTTGGATCATATATTTATTGGAAGGTTGTGTTTTGATTgatgtatttcaaattcattgattaaaatttcaaatgtatttttatgttTAGAGAAGTAAGATCATAACTTCAAATTCAATatcatacatatttatatattattttatgttaattaatgtgaatttcaagttcactcaataataatattatcttaaattcattatattttatattactaatatataaataaaactttgatttaaaattaatatattgtttcATTGTAAATCATGACAACATAAACAAAATTCCTAGATTTGAAATCCAAGAGTGGGCTTTGCCCAGACGGACAAGGCACTTGTCTGGAAGTGGGGCCcagttattattttaatataataataataatggaatACTTTGTCAAAAACTTGCCGATTGCGATTCGCAagatgaaataaaaaagaaaaaaggaagaCTTCTCCTTATCATATTTggcgtcttttttttttttttttttaatccaattGAGCAATATATCAAGGGTAGATTCTTATCTTATTTATTTTAGACTTATCAGTTGATCATGTCATTTGAATCCTTAGAAACATGTGAAATGTATGGTTAACCCAATAACGAAAGTTTCGTAAGGAGACTGGAGCATGCTACCATGACACAAAAGATATTCTTTTTAAAGAGATTCGATTCGGAACTCTTATACGTCTAAGgtttaatattgaaataattttagaaGTTTTCCTTGACTTTGTCCGATTTAGGATTTGTTTTTGGTTGAGGGTttttgtaacgtccgaaaaatccGTACACTTAAACcgtatgcatgaaaattattaaatattctattttttaGCTTCGCTAAGGGTTTAATTTCTGTCGGTACCGCTCCTGTAGAAATCCATCAATAGAACACAATCAAAGGAACCACACATATCCAAGGAAAGatacctatatatatatacatacacacacacacagagattGAATTAAAAGACAATACACATACAGACATACATCTACACATCAAAGGTATCTGTGTCATGGTAGCTTCCGCCTTGACAGGACAGTGTTCTGAGCAATTGAGCTACAATCCTAGGAAAATAAGGGATTTAGCCGAAGATTTTTTTTTAGCTTCATATGCGGTATTTCTGAAGGACAATGTGGGTTATACCATTTTATGGTAAATTGGTAAATTATTGGGCCAAGCTGGATTTGAATCAGCGTAGACATGTTGCCAACAAATTTACAGTCCGTCCCCATTAACTACTCGAGCATCGACCCATGAAGAATCAATTTGAGGCTTAAGGGTAATCCACGATCAACTTCCTTTCGTAGTACCCTATCCCCAAAAGAATTCAAATCTCCGCTGTCTCCGTGAAAGAGAGGTGTCCTAAACCACTAAACCATGGGAGCTAACTTGCTCAACCGTCCTCATACTACGATGATAGTCTCGCTTTTATTTAATACATGCATATTGCTGAAAGATGCACCATGCAGACAAATACTTAGTCATTGAAATCATCTTTAAACTAAGCAGCATTTGTGAATTCCTCAGATTTACGTACTGGGCAGGCGGCGGTGATTGCATCGTATCTTGGGGGCCGGCGTATGCAAGAACAGTACTAGGTCGAGCCCCTACATGGGATCTTAGGTTTGAGGATAATTTGCCCCTGATTCTCTACAATTGCACGATCAGGTTTTGAGCAAAAGATCAAcataacaaattatatatatccaATAACATTTACGCATAATATAGAGTGCAATAATACTAATTTTAAGTGTCCCttaaattttgatgttaaaattacccctaggtttttaaaattgtacataaattatttttagaaaatttcaaGTCGCAGGGGATATTGGTTAAgttaaatttgatattaaaaaaatattatttatatttcgcTATTATGTTACGAATGATTTTACACACATAAACACATATTTATGATCTTTATAACTCTCTGCCCTTCCTGATGAAACTTGAATGGTATAGGGATACAATTGAAGCATGCATGAATAATTTTTAACAGGCCGTACAATATATGGAAATATATGTAATCTCCAGTAATTATTTAGATGAATGACATTTACCGATTAGTCAAAAATGTCATTTAACTACATAAACAAGAAACACGTCAACCACGTAAATTTGGCACATAATCAGTTGGATCACTCCTGAGTGTATTTTCCTTCAGTTAGTCACGAAGAAACGGACAAAACAGAGAATAATCCGAAACAATTACCCAAGCATCTTACACAAAAACAATCTAAAGCCATTAAATTAATACTTGGAATCAAAATGATGTTAATCATCATTCTCTTGATTGTGTATCCAAGTCTAAAAGCTACAATGCCGCATTGTTATGGATGAAGTTGTCCAGAGAAGCAAATCAGAACGTAATCTCTCCAAGTTTCAACGTTTTTTCTTGCTTCCTTTGGCGGCATTTGGCTTCGAAACCATGAGGCTCACAAAAAGGAAGACAACGAGAACCACAGAAACATGTGAACCATAGTTTGCCAGTAACCTCTGCATGGTGAAAGAATTCATTAGAGAGGAGAAAAATGGTGGAGGACAAACCATAGGGATGTGAAGGAAAAAACTCAGAAATATCAACATGTAATGCTAAAAAGGTAAGAAAGCTTCACCAAGAAATAACGGTTAACAAAACTCTCAAATCCAATCCTCAATCCACAGTTCAAAATAAAGGAACTAGCACAATGCATGAATACGAGGAATATACATGAAGCCCTTTATCCAAAATACAGATCTCACTAACACCACCCTAATATCGAAGGATGTTCAACGAAAAGGGAAGATTTAGTACCTTTGCCTGAAAGCCATAATGAGATCAATCCATCCACAATGAAGATACAAGACAAAAGAAAGAAGTATGTCAGTAAGGATGGCAGAAGCAAATATAAAGAAGTgttataaatatcaaaacacaaGCTGCTTTTATGTCCGTAATAtaagttaaaaaaaacttacaagaTTAATTTTTGTCTCTGATGCTGCTTCCGAAAGAATTTTCAGCGGCAGAATAGGGGTTGAGTAAGCTTCCTGAAAATAACCAGATATTAGCATCGGTACAGCAACTTGTTCTGGTAATTCAGCATTTGAAAAGGGTAAACCTGTAGCTTAGACTTCGTAGGAATTCTATAAGTGATCAAAGCAGGTGCGCCATAGTAAACAGTTTTCACACTAGACAGCAACTCAAATGAATGTGACACAAGGGCACCACTACAATCAAATGCAAATGGTCCACATATAAgtaaaatataaagaaacaaaggatgaaaatgcaaaaaatccctatgaaaattttgaaaatctcacGTATCAAGTCTTTCCCAAGATTTCGAAGTGTTTCCAGTCACAATGTCAAAAACCTCTTGAGCCCAACTATCATCAGTGAGGGTTACATCATATGCTGTGCTGCaatatattaagaaaacattacTTTTCAACTTCAAAAAACAAATCTATTCAGCTCATAAAAAGTTCAGCAGTTAACCATTTAGGTCAAGGACTGAACAAAACTTCTAACTAAGAGAGACCGAGAAAGTATCCTTGCATAATGCCTGAGATTAGGGTTGAGGCAAGAAAACATTGTTAAATAAATTGTTGCACGTGGTTGCTCTTTTATGTCAAGGCACGCATACTGCTCCACACCTCCCACATAGAAAACACTGAAACGATTCTGTGATGTTTGACACGACGATCATATTTGTCAGCATTGAGTGTACAGACCAGAGCCAAAAGACATGATTTGGTTGCAAAGAATGCTCGAAATAAATTCATTCAAAGATTAACACAATTAAAgtatcataaatttgaaaaaaatccaTGTCAATTCAGAAAAAATCAAATGCTAAAAATCTAACATAAGTTGCACAAATCCCAGTTCCTGGCTCTGTTAAGTGCTGAGTAATTAAATTCACTTGAATAGTATCAAAGAACAACACAGCTACAGACTACAAATGCAATAGTGTTTCATAATGGATAAAACAAATGTCtcccaataaaaaaaaatgcatacAGTGATCGCAAATAAATGGTACACGATCATCTCACACGATTTCCCCAAATGCTCGACACTAATTAAACTCTCGAAGACTCAAACCTCCATACCTTTGAAATTTTCTATTTAgttttcaatatttaaaattaaatctgTGTGCAAGCAGCGATTGTTTTTCATCCACATGCAATCAGCGATTACTTTCATCTACATGCAATCAATTGAAAACATTTCCACCTCTTTTGCAACCGAGGATTTGAAGGGTTTACAGAAACAATCCACAGGGTTCGTCTCTCCTCTAACAACAaaattcaaactttatttaGCGGGTCTCCTCCTTTCTCTAACACAGAtctttaaaaaatcataacagattgataaaaataatcaataaatccAAGAGAGCATACTCGGATCCACTGTTGTAAATATCGATGGAGACGGAAACACGTTCCATGTTCTGATTAAGTTTTTTCTGAGAAACTCTCTTGTGGGCAACAATAAATGGAGCCGCCACCGCCGATTCCGATAAGGTAAAACAAATGGAAACTAGAGTCAACACGAAAACGAGCGGTAAAACAAGGGTTTTCGCCATTGATCTGATTCAAGAGCTGATGTCTTCGGCAAGTTGAGAGAGAATGCGAAACGCCGCGAGCCCAGTATCCTATTGGATTGGGGTTGGATAGTGGGCTTTCTGGTGCTTATTGGGTTATAAATGGGCAAGTTCGCCTAATTAATAAATAGTAGGACCTGCAAAATCTCGACTTCTCCCGA
This window of the Primulina huaijiensis isolate GDHJ02 chromosome 3, ASM1229523v2, whole genome shotgun sequence genome carries:
- the LOC140972843 gene encoding uncharacterized protein yields the protein MAKTLVLPLVFVLTLVSICFTLSESAVAAPFIVAHKRVSQKKLNQNMERVSVSIDIYNSGSDTAYDVTLTDDSWAQEVFDIVTGNTSKSWERLDTGALVSHSFELLSSVKTVYYGAPALITYRIPTKSKLQEAYSTPILPLKILSEAASETKINLAKRLLANYGSHVSVVLVVFLFVSLMVSKPNAAKGSKKKR